The Flaviflexus equikiangi genome contains the following window.
GAGGTTGTCGTTGTAGGCGTAGGCGGCATCGAGGATCCGTTGCCGCTGCTCACTCGGAGTGCCTTCGACTTGGCGCACGTAACCCGAGATCTCCGAGTTGTGCCCGATGCTGCTGATCCAGTCTGCACCGTCAGGGTAGACGAGGAGACCAATCCCTAGCATCGCCAGAATCTGCAGAATGATGCTCGACGTGCGAACCTTGCGCCGCTTCCTCCGTATCGGCCCGGGCGGCTGACTGTCAGCCGCCCCGGGCACCTCCACGTCGATCACAATGACGCTGACACTCCCGTGTCACGTGCCTGGCGCCTCCGCGAGGCAAGCGCAATGATGCCGGCAAGAATGAATGAGATGCCCAGGAATCCGAGGCCCGCTACCTGGGAGCCTGTGACCGGCATATCAGGAATGCTTGGCGGCACGGGCTTGCGTTCCACTTCGAAGATCAGTGTCTGGAACTGGAGAACGTCGTTGACCGCGCCCGCGAGGGGCCTGTCGTCAACCCAGGTCCACCCGGGTGGGATGCACACGGGGACGGCCCAATAGAGTCGGTAGAGCGGATCGCTCGGGTCGCGGTCCAGTCCGTTCGCGAAGTTGGAGAAGCGCAGGCCTGGGACGATGAACCTTCCCTGGTCGTCTGTCACCCACTGATTGACACCATCAACGCTGATGGGGTTCCTCTGCGCTCGAGCATCCGCCTCGGAGGCATAGACCATGAAGCACGCGTTGGCGATGAGATTGCTGGGGTTGCCGTACTCGTGCACTACGACGGAGAGCGGACCCCACTTGGTGATCGCGGTGTCGCTCACTCCTCGACCATCATCGATCGATGACCTGCTCGGGTAGAGAATTGCTTCGTTGATCAGCTCGCCTTCTCGGAGAACGATGGTGTCGTATTCGATCGTGACCGTACTGTTCGGGTCGCGCTCCAGCGCATCCTCAAGCTTCCGCAGACCAGCATCGGTGAACTCGATGGCGACTGTGTTCGTGTCGGGGTCGAATGTCACGGTGTAGTCGACGCCCGGCGTCAGCGGCGCACCTCCCGCAATGGAGACAACAGGGGTGCCCGTGTACTCAAGTTTCGTGTCGATCACCTGCTCGACACGGTACCCGTCGAGGCTCGGGACGTTGGGGATCGTCGACGTCGACGTCCAGTGGACAATGTCGCCGAGCACGATGGCATCCTGGTCGACAACATCGAGGCTGATGCTCGCTACTGCGTTCTTCGGGTAGATGTGCACCGTGGTCAGCCACTGATCGCGGCTGACCGGATCGGTCAGCGGCAGGGCGACGAGGAACGGGACCGCCTCGACATAGCCCGCGGGGGTCATGACCTCCTCAACATAGTAGAGGCCAGCATCGAGGGGAGTCAGGGTCGCGTTGCCGCTCGCGTCCGTTGTTGCACTGGCGGCTGCTGGAACATTGGACACGAGATCTGCAGCATCATTCGCCGCGAGAACGGAGGCTGCCTGCTGACCGGCAATGGTCGTCAGGTCGATACCCGGGACACGTTTTGCGGTGAATGTTGCGCCCTTGACTGGTCGGAGGCCGGTCGTGTCCTGGACAAGGCCGTTGGAGGGAACCCCCCGCTCATCGGGCTGCTCGAACTTATGGATCTCGATCGTCATCGTCTCGGACTCAAGAGGTGCCGCGAGAGCTCCCTGCGCGGTGATCAGGGCAAGAACCATCGCCAGCAGAGCGCCCAGCAGACTCTTCACTGTCATGTTGTTATGTGCGTCGGTCTTCTGCTTCACCGCAGCCCCTCCCACTTACTGTCGAATACGTGTTCCGTCGCACCATTGGGTGCTTTGCGCCGATTGACCGGCTTGAAAAGAATGAATGCCACCAGTGCAGATCCAGAGATGAAGCCGAGTGCCCACCACGGGAAGCCTGCCGTTTCTCCGCTACTCGCCAGTTCCTTGCCGTCAGAGCCGACTGGTGCATCGATTCGCTCACCATGGACGAGGAGGCGATGGCTGTTGATGCCGATAGGGGTGCAGGTGACGAGGGTGACTCTGTCTTGCCCGGTGGAGATCCTCAACGATTGAGTTTCTTCTGGGAGGACGGTTTCGATCTGACGAACCTCGTAGTATCGATCCTCTCCCATGACGTTCACCGTGAAAACATCACCGACCGCAGCCTTGGGCAAGTCGGTAAAAAGTGAGGCCGATAGGAGGCCAGAATGACTGGTCAGCACCGAGTGTGTCGACGGGCCCCCGATTGGAAGGGAGCTGCCGTACAAGTGCCCCACGCCCCTGCGCAAGACGTCATCGCTGGTGCCATGGTAGATGGGGAGTGAGATATCGAGACGCGGATAGCGGATCTCACCAATCACACCGTTTTCGCTTGCGGTTAGTGTGCTCAGATACTGCTGGTAGCCCGGATCGCCCGCCTGATCGCTGCTCGACCCCGAATACGGATCGCGCAGCACTCCGGCTGGAACGTGAGAGTTATATTCCTCAGCGTCTCGAAGCGTGTCGGTGAGTTCTTGCACCGGAATGTTTTCGATCTGACGCACGTAGCTCGCCACATCTGACCGTTGGGTGAGCGAAGCGAACCAGTTTGCCGCACTCGGGTACGTGAGTGCCCCGAAACCTATCATTGCGATGATCAGGAGAACGATGGGTGTGCGTGCATTTGTGAAGCCGGACTTCGAACCCGACCTGGGAGGGGTGCCGTACGTCGACGATTCCAGGGTTTCGCTCATGCCGACACCTCCTCTCAGCCCAGGTTCTTCCATTCGGACGGGTGGAGGCTCAGAGTGAGCCCCCACCCGAGCGTGCTACTCGGCAGCCAGTTCGCTGTCGCGACGGCTGCGTGCCACGAGCATGACAGCGGCGAGGATGGAGATACCTGCCAATGTCAGGACTCCCGTTCCCATGCCACCCGTCAGCGGGAGCTCGAAGCCACCGTTCGCCGGCGCGTTCTCAATCTGTGTCACGACGACACGGCTTTCGGCAGCCTTGACAATGACCGGGACGGGTTCTGCCAGAAGCTCATATCCCGCGGGGGACTTGACCTCCACCAGCCAGTATGTGCGGTAGTCAGGGTCGTCTTCAGCCAACTCCTTACCATCGGCAAACCCGCTGTAGCGGAGGCCCGAGATTCGCACCTCACCATTCTCATCGGTCGTGTACCGGTTCGTGCCGCCAGAACCGACTGAAATGGGGTTCCTGCCGGCTTCCGCATCTTCCTTGCTGACAAAGACGCTGAAGACTGCGCCTTCAAGAACGGTGTTGTCGGATGCGTCGACCTTCTTGATCACGATGTCGCCCCACTTCGACTCGACGATCTCGCTCGGGATTCCTTCTACAGTGCTGTCGTTGGGGAAGAGGATCGCTTCGTTCTGGATGATGCCAGCGGTTACGCCCGTTCCCATGGAGGCGACGGTCGTTCCGATGACAACCTGGACCTGGGCGCCTGCCGTCGAGCCCGCGAGCCCGAGCTTTGCGAGACCAGCCGGGGTGAACTCCACCTGGACGTTCTGGCCGAGATTCGAGCCCGGACCGGGGATCGGGTTCGGGAGCACGGTGTAGTCACCGGCATCGAGAGTGACGCCAGTTACGCCGATGAGAGACACGGTGACGGTCTGCAGTGCCAGACGAGCATCAAGCTGATCAGTGATCAGGTACTTGCTGGGAGCCAGGAACTCCAGGTTATCGGCGCTGGGGTCGCCTCCGGTGAAACCGGGGTTCGCGGTGCGGGGGATGTCAGCCTTGATTGTCCACGTGACCGGATCGCCGATCTTGACACCCGCCGAATCCTCGACCGTTTTCTCGATGTTTGTCGTCGAGTTCTTCGGGTAGACATTGATGTCGTAGAGCCATTTATTAAGATCTGTCGGATGCGTGAGGGGGACTGTCATCACCCACGGCACAGACGGAGTCACGTTAGCGGGGTAAGCAGTTTCTTCGAAGTGGTAGAGGCCGACCGGGAGATCCGCGAAGACTGCCGGAGCGTAAGCTCCGCTGGTGCCCGTCGTTCTGACAACCTCAGAACCAAAGGCAACGGATGTTACCGCAACGTCCTCGTAGGTCCACGAGTTGGTTGCCGCGTCGTAGTCAAGCTTCGACGCGTTCTGCCAGCCCTCGTTGGTCGTCAGGTCGAACGTGACAGTTTCGGCGTCGACCTCGACGCTTACTACCCGCTGCGCTGTGAAATCGACACCGGCTATGGTCGGGCTCGTTACAGTTTGCTCTAGACCGTTCGCCGGATTGCCAGCAGTATTAGGCTGTTCATGCTTGTGGACGGTCACCGTTCCGGTGATGGGAGCTCCCCCAGTGCCCGGGAGAATGAGCGGGCTGTCCGCGTCACCTGGAGCGGCGTTGGCAACGGCGCCTCCGCCGAGGGCGAGAGCGAATGCGGCACCGGCTGCAACGAGCCCTGCCAGCGCACTGCGCCCTCTCTTCTTGATATTCATTGTTCTACCTTCCGAATGGAGAGTTGTTTTTCAGGATTAAAACGTGGTTCTTCATCGCAATCACGAGCTGACGCTGTTCCGACGTCGGATGAACAATCCGACTCCGACTGCAGTGATGATGATGATCAGCGCTGAGCCCGAGAGCAAGGCGTTGATCCCGAGACCGCCCGTGAGGGGCAAAGCAATCATGCGCGGATCCTGGATGATCATGAGCCATCCGTCTCCGTCAACGCATGCCACGCCGCCGGACCCACAAGTTTTAGCGGGATTCCCCTCGCGGTCGTAGACCGTGAGTCGTCCTTCGCCGTCAGCGTCCGCGACAGTGAACTTCACTGGTTCTGCAAGAAGCTGGTGATCTGCCGGAGCCCGTGTCTCGAGCAGCCAATATGTTCCCGCGG
Protein-coding sequences here:
- a CDS encoding SpaH/EbpB family LPXTG-anchored major pilin, whose amino-acid sequence is MTVKSLLGALLAMVLALITAQGALAAPLESETMTIEIHKFEQPDERGVPSNGLVQDTTGLRPVKGATFTAKRVPGIDLTTIAGQQAASVLAANDAADLVSNVPAAASATTDASGNATLTPLDAGLYYVEEVMTPAGYVEAVPFLVALPLTDPVSRDQWLTTVHIYPKNAVASISLDVVDQDAIVLGDIVHWTSTSTIPNVPSLDGYRVEQVIDTKLEYTGTPVVSIAGGAPLTPGVDYTVTFDPDTNTVAIEFTDAGLRKLEDALERDPNSTVTIEYDTIVLREGELINEAILYPSRSSIDDGRGVSDTAITKWGPLSVVVHEYGNPSNLIANACFMVYASEADARAQRNPISVDGVNQWVTDDQGRFIVPGLRFSNFANGLDRDPSDPLYRLYWAVPVCIPPGWTWVDDRPLAGAVNDVLQFQTLIFEVERKPVPPSIPDMPVTGSQVAGLGFLGISFILAGIIALASRRRQARDTGVSASL
- a CDS encoding class C sortase, producing MEEPGLRGGVGMSETLESSTYGTPPRSGSKSGFTNARTPIVLLIIAMIGFGALTYPSAANWFASLTQRSDVASYVRQIENIPVQELTDTLRDAEEYNSHVPAGVLRDPYSGSSSDQAGDPGYQQYLSTLTASENGVIGEIRYPRLDISLPIYHGTSDDVLRRGVGHLYGSSLPIGGPSTHSVLTSHSGLLSASLFTDLPKAAVGDVFTVNVMGEDRYYEVRQIETVLPEETQSLRISTGQDRVTLVTCTPIGINSHRLLVHGERIDAPVGSDGKELASSGETAGFPWWALGFISGSALVAFILFKPVNRRKAPNGATEHVFDSKWEGLR
- a CDS encoding SpaH/EbpB family LPXTG-anchored major pilin is translated as MNIKKRGRSALAGLVAAGAAFALALGGGAVANAAPGDADSPLILPGTGGAPITGTVTVHKHEQPNTAGNPANGLEQTVTSPTIAGVDFTAQRVVSVEVDAETVTFDLTTNEGWQNASKLDYDAATNSWTYEDVAVTSVAFGSEVVRTTGTSGAYAPAVFADLPVGLYHFEETAYPANVTPSVPWVMTVPLTHPTDLNKWLYDINVYPKNSTTNIEKTVEDSAGVKIGDPVTWTIKADIPRTANPGFTGGDPSADNLEFLAPSKYLITDQLDARLALQTVTVSLIGVTGVTLDAGDYTVLPNPIPGPGSNLGQNVQVEFTPAGLAKLGLAGSTAGAQVQVVIGTTVASMGTGVTAGIIQNEAILFPNDSTVEGIPSEIVESKWGDIVIKKVDASDNTVLEGAVFSVFVSKEDAEAGRNPISVGSGGTNRYTTDENGEVRISGLRYSGFADGKELAEDDPDYRTYWLVEVKSPAGYELLAEPVPVIVKAAESRVVVTQIENAPANGGFELPLTGGMGTGVLTLAGISILAAVMLVARSRRDSELAAE